Within the Populus trichocarpa isolate Nisqually-1 chromosome 14, P.trichocarpa_v4.1, whole genome shotgun sequence genome, the region GATGAGATCCTTGCATCGTTTCATCCCAAGGAAAGAGTGAGGAAAACAGTAACCTACTTCATTATTAAGATTTACTGTACACCATTTAGACAAATATAAGAACACAATATCCCTTCAGATTATTAACATTTACATCATCAAGCAcaacaagaaattataaattatattgtaatgacaatgatgataggacaaaaaacaacctaagagaaataacaaatgaattgaaaaataagcaAGCACAAGTGTGTTGTCAACTTGAGAAGTGGGTAAAAATAGAGCAGTGTAAAAACCTTTCCACCTAAAACATCTCTTGCTTCAAGCAATATAGGCTTATGGCCTGCATCTGCCAAATATTTTGCAGTCGATAAACCCgccaaacctgaaaaaataaggaaaatttTTAGTCACACACACAAATAAGTATCGCACAATCTCTCAAGAGTACATGCAAAAATCTTGTGAAAGTACGAgcttcaaaattattaattaaacacgAGGACAATATTTCAACGAAATTTTTTTACAGATAGATAGAAATCGATCTAAATAATCAACACACAGTTTTTTCCCATACAAAAAAAGGATAAGATTTCATCACCTGCACCAGCAATGACAACATTTAATGGTTTAGCTGGACGCGGAGAAGAACGAAAGGATGAAGATAACAAGGCAGCTTCTAAGAAATTCACCGTGTTATCAAGGTCCGGTCTTGGATAGTCCACACAGACAACCTACAGCGTAGACAAAAGATCACCGCAAATTTTCACGTATTGATTGGCAACTAAATAATACCCTGTAGTGTAGAGAACTACGCACCCGCAAAGGAGGGCGGATATGATTCCTTAGTCTTGTTTTAGCAGAAGAATTTCCAAATGGGAATTTCAAAGAATGGCCCATTGATTCACTGCCTCTAAAAGCTAGTGCATTAGTTTGGTGAGAACAAGTAGGATAAGCGCCACATCTCAAGGCAACTTGAGAGTCTAATGATTTACTATGCCAGCTCAAGTTCAATGCACTCATTTCTCCAAAACCAAATTCAACAGCTATAACAACTGTAACAACAGCCctgcaaacaaaaaagaagaagaagaaaatgaaataagattGCAGAACAAAAACAGTAATAAAGCCAAGAAACGAAACGCATAATCAAAGttcattcctttttcttctctttcttgatGGAAGAAGCTCAAGATTCAATTTTTCATGCAATTTGGAACTCAAGATTGAAGCAAGGAAGTCTTTGCATACCCAGTTTTGCTCCAAGTATAATTAAGAAGGCAGGGAGAGAGAATAAAAGAGAAGAGGCAATTGCACTAACCCCTTTAAATGGAAAATTGGTTCAGACAAGAGCGCGTGAGAGAGAGCGAGGGAGAATTGGGGAAGAAACTAGATAGACAGCAGCAGGGGTGCTAAAAAACAGGTCATGTAGTTTGGGTGACTCTTGTCTGTTACAAGATATAGCTGAGTCTTTGTTTGGCAGCGACTTTTGCTCTCTGGGTGGGGGGAAATGAGAAAACTCTCACATCTCTTGGATCAGATATAGAAAATGATCtgtttattttgtagaaaaatagGATTTTATCTCCTTCTATTTACAAAATTGAGGATAATAGTATAGGATTTGTTTGGTAGAATTTAAttctcataataataataataataataataataataataataatgtagcAGGATAAATAAATTAGCAAGTAATAGAAGTAAAGAAAGGCTTTTGTCAGGTTTCGGAAATGAGGATTTGTTTGGTCGCCGTTAGGAATATTCTGTGACGGATGACTGGATATAATTAGGACACAAGAGTCCAACGCCACTCTGCTTTCTCTTGTTTCTTATAAACATAAGGCCACGTTTGGATGTCGGGAGTGGATAGGAATCTCCTCTCTgtcaatttgtgtttttttttataaaccatCCTGCATTCATCCTTGGGTTGTTGAAATTAGTATAGAGAATTAAAATGGGAAACTGTTTTTTTCACcggaaatatatttttattaatttgagttaaatagacaaaaatattttattttttagggggTGCTGACACTTTAATTTCCCCGACATTTTTCTTTAGACAAGAGTTTTAGGTGGCTTCACCTTCAGCTCCGCCCAGTGGCAACATCAGTGCTACAGCATCTTCACGACCAACTGAAGAAAAAGCGACAGTATACTGAACTTGAAAAGATATGAAAACAgcagtaaataaaaatagttaatactCTCATTCTCGTCAAGGTTCCAAACGCCACAAGTTCACAGCTTTATGCTCGTACAGCAACATAACGTAGCAAACTCCGGATTCCCTGTTTATGAAGAAGAGCAATATAATTATCCAGAAAAGCTCGTTTAGAAATCCCGAAAGCTCATCTTAGGGTCCATTTTCCCAAGACCCCGTCCCCTTCCTCTATAAGCACCTCTTCCCCTTGCCCTTGCCCACTTACCAGCTCGCTTGAAGAACGACTTTCCATGCTTCACCTCGACGAGAGAATGAAGCAGATTATCACAAAGAATACAACCAACATGCAGGGTTGCTCCATCCTCCAAGGGCGTTGTATTCTTGTTGAAATCCACTTCTATGATTGTTGAGTCACATTCAGGACATTGTTCTCGAGTAGTGGAAATCCGGTGAGCACCTTGAGGGAGCAAGACAAGACAATTGCACATATTGCAGTAAAGTCTCCACTTGGGAGCACTTATAGGATCCAAAACAAGTGTCCCATTGCATTCGGGGCAAGCACAAACCCCTTGAGCTATCAAAGAATGTCGACATGTCGGATGCGGACAGAGGAAGCATGGCATGCCGGCCCCCTTCCCCAACATCCCAGAACTACCGGTCTTAGAAGCACCAAAGAGAGCGTCTATACCTTCAAAAGGAGGACTATTGTAGCAGAGAGGACAAAGAGGGAATGACTTGCCTTCTGGACCAGCCATGGCAAAGATCAACAGCTCAAAGTTGTCCAAAGGACATGTTAGTTCCTTGTAcagctgcaaaaaaaaaaaattcagctagTTATTAGGGAACAAAACAGTGATTTTAGACACAGGATGACAGTAATGCCATCCTAACTGCACGTAAAAGCAAACACCTCAGGCTTTGAGTGGCCAGAACCACAAACTCTGTCATAATTACTACTGGTTCACATCTTTGTGTTCCCAtcaacaaaacattatttagtTAAAATGATGGTTTAGCTAAAACTGATCTGACAAAAGATCTAAGAGAATAATGCTATGGGGTTTCAAATCTGATGATCAACCTAGTCACAAAATCTAATAATCCCACTGTATGGTGAGCATTTTCACCAATGAGATCCATATCATTGTGATTTGGACAAGCTATAGTAATTCAACTAGTAGCACCTGCCCATTGATACAGACCCTGCCCATTGATACAGACCCTTGGGGAatccaaagataaaaaaaaaaaaaaaaaaaaaggcatgacTGTACGAGTGGATTTGGAGTTGTCCATGAATTGACAATTCCAGTTTTAACTTTGAGAGGTGGAAGTCCACCATGATTGTTTTGTAGTGAATTCCTCAGGATGAATAGTTTATCTTCTCTCCCTTTTATTCTTCTACATTAGCAAGTTACAAGCATTATATAATGTCTATATGAAGACAGTCAAATTAAATTCTTCACTTTAGCCTTTTATTCAGCACAAGATACCCAAAACAAATTGATGCTAACAGGTCAATCTAGAATTCCTCTATATACACTCCTCAATTTGTAATTCATTTCGGGAAATGCCTGCTTAATTCAAGACATTCTTATCAAACAAACAGgagaaaacagaagaaaaactaaattgcATAGTGAAGTGGCACAAAAATGCTCATTTGTGCTCAACGTAGTAGCAGAATGTTGAGACAAGCATCATGTCCATGAAGAAAACATGAAACTGTAGAATATCAGGCAATTTTATCCTAGCCAAAAGACAGAAAGAAGCTACTGCATGATAATATGAAACTACAGCACAGCCTCCTCAGTTTCAAAACCTGAAACATACTGTAAAGTTCTTTCTATATTTCATTCATGCATTTTGGTATAAAATCGAGAgcattgataattttttctggTAAAGTTAATTACCTTGATTGTTCCCTTTTGAGGAAGATAATAAACTTCCTCGCATGTACCACAATATAAACGCGATGGCTGGCTAGAAATGTACTTCATGTACCTCAGGCATTTACCACATTTGCTAAAAGCACGTCCTGAGTCAGCAAGTGGGGAGAACTGTGCTTCAAACAATGCATCCATGTTGTCAATCTGATCAAATAGAAAGCAAGCAAACTAGTAAGGAAGAAAAGTAGTCATCACAATCAAAGTTCAACAACACTGACTACTGTAGCAGATTAAAAGCGATGTACAGCCAAAGCAGACAAATGCAATGCACTATACATCTTCATATATAGAttactgaatattttttaaaaatcctgtCAAAATGATTGGCACAATGGTCGccaaaaaaagtcaaataaatcaacaagaCTTCCCCGTCCAATTAAATAAGATGGGAAAATCCATGTAACTCTGGCATCACTTTCTCCATGGATAACACACTGATGTGATATGATGGCGATCCAGTCTACCTCACATTACCTAAAATAGCATTACTACTATTATCATTCTACAACTGacaaaaatgatatattaatttataaaggtTACCACAAAAGTTGACATGAGAGAGAGCGGAGAGGACAAAAGTTCAATGCCTAACTCCACTTTGCATCAAGCAATGCTTTCAGCTAtgaatgaaagatgaaaaagggaaggaaaagaatgaatcaaatcatgACCTGCTTAACAAAGTAACTGTACTTCCGCTTGAATTGTTCTAGCACATGCTGAACAACACAAGAATGATCAGCCTCACCCTTGGCAACAAGGGTAATCTGCTGCTCAATAAAACCACGAATATCTGGTAAACAGAGATCTGGATCAATACATTGATAGCCTCTTATTAGTGTGATACCCAAAGCAGTTGGAACCAACTTTCTACCAGCTTGTACCTGCAATTTGAACAAAAGGGAATATCAGAATTGGGgaaaacaagacaaaataataaggaagaatttatgtttcttttagagcttgtaaaaaatgaaaatccacCTTTTTTAACAGGGATAAATAATAATGTACCTGAACATAGTTGCGCTCACAGATGTTGTTAATATGTACAGATATTGATGCATCTGTACCTATTCCATTCTTCTCCATCAGAGAAATCAGCTCACTTTCACTGAGATAATCTGGAGGAACAGTTTGCCCCTACATATTTTATGAACTCATAAAGCACCGCCATAATACTGAAACATTTAAAGTAATATTGGTTTTACTGTTGTCATTTTGTTGCATTTTATAAATAGCACAATCCTTTCCTAAAGAGGCATGGAACAGATATAAACCTAGTCAACAAGCATTGATCCACCTTAAGCCAGAAATACTGTTCCCAGACCAagtttaatatttcttttttgaacaaaaaaaaaattattaacatcaGGAGAAGAATGTACAGGCAGAAGATAAGGCATCGTCCTACAGAATAAACAAAAGAACGAATACAAAAAAGGCAAAACTAGAACAACAGTGTTCCCCAATCCCTTTGTATTATCTGGTAGGGAAAATCTACTAGATAGTCTCACTGCTGAGGCACCATAATGATGCtaaaaacacatatttatacCAAAGAAGTCGGAAGGATAAGTTTGTTTGGAAAATCATAGAATTGCACTTGTTCCAAATGCACCAAGTCATAGCACAGGCACATTTCCACAACATCTTATCGTCTTTTCATATCCCAAAACCATCAAAGGCTCAAAGAGAATCCCCTAAGTATGATATATTTCcctcctttaaaataaaaataaaaaaaacccagagagagaaaaattgaGTCCCAGTTGGATGGGACAGTGTCTAATAAAATTCAGGCACTAAACAGAAGAAATTGCAAGCATGATAGTTCCAAGAATACCTCAAATAGCTCAACTTTAGaaacttcaattttatctcCTTTTGCAAACTGAGGAAGATTTTTCTCACTCACTGCCAACCATGGCATAATTGATGTAAATCCTTTGACTGTAACATGCAGACCTATACAATGGAAGAACTCTCCACCAATTGAGAATTCTACCTTTGTCCTGAAATGAACATCATTTGTCTATGAACATACAATTAGATGAGAAACAGTACAGGGAGAAGAAAGAGAGTAAGATATCtgtcaagaagaaagaaaaatcagaaaactaTCACAAATGCACTGAAAATGAATACAAGAAGAATAGTCATTCATGCATCATTGAGTGATAATAAGTATGTGTTCTCGCAAAATAAAACTGTGACAGAGGGAGACAAAAACCATATCAATGATAGCATTCTTAAACACTGTGACTTGATTGACCACCCAAGTACCACTGACAacaattcaatcaaattaatattttgtaagaGACACATTCAATAACAAGAATAGCAGTCTATTGATTTGGTAGCAACACATAAATGCAGTCATAAGTTTCCGTACATTGAGATGTCAAGTTTGGCTTTATACAGTTTTCTTAGTTGAAATTAAAGATCACTTGGGTTCGCATGAAGCATGGTTCCAACAATACTTGACTAAAAACCCAAGATAAAATGACACTTTTCCTTCTGATTTCTAGCTaatataacacaaattatattGCACTCTACATTCTAACCTACTTACATAATCACTATACAGGTAGTCGATCCCCAATATGTACATTCAAAGTCTAATGGTCTCCAAACTCCAAGAAAGCATGGAATGACATGGTTCATATTCAACATTTGATATCAACATTAGTCTCACTCCATCCATAGCAGATAAAGCAAATAAGTTTAGCCTTAATGATGCTAAAGGATCAAGCCAAGCAGATGACTAGGATGTTTGGACTAAGcatgtaaaaaacataaaaatacttGAGCTGGGATCCAGATTTCCAACAAGCCTATCACATGAGTTCCTAACCTATATGCCAAGCTATTGAGTAGAACTCACACACTTGCcaagcaaaaaaattacaatgaagCCACATATGCCAAACTTTACACAATTCTGATCACATAagctttttaaaattacatcacACATGACATAAATCACTGGCCCTTAGGATGGCTCACAATGGTGGCCATTTGTATAGAAAGAGGCAACCCTcttgttttgctttattttattgtgaaactCTTCTGTGTATGACTTCTAGATTGTTACGAAAAGAAGCAGAAGCACTGTTAAACCACAAAATAAGTTAAGATTTCCTCTCTAGCTTCACCGACACCCAATACACACAGCAGGCCATGCAACTTGACTATCATTTGCTCTGTTTGTCATGCTATGCAACTTTGTATTAGCATGGTATACTCCAGCTAAGATATGCCAAGAACACGATTGGTATATAGCATGCTATAGTCAAATCCTATCCATCCAGTGCTTGCTCTGGTAGAAAGTCCACCACAATGATAGAAGACAAACCTTCATCTCTAAGGATTCTCTAGCTGGCTTTATTGTGATGGCATCAACTGTTTCAAATGTAAGAGCTTGGAGCCTTGGAggttttaagagaaaataataactttaggCTTAGAGTTTGGTCAGAGAAATAATATGCACCAAAGATGTGAGCAGTAACAAGAGTTTGTAAGTGCCATAGCATTCATAACCTGTTATAAGAGTTAGCAAAAAGACCAGCTAGCAAGCTATTGAGTCGAGCACAATGGCTAGGCCTAGCCTCATTGTCCTAAAAAGTGTTTCTCAAACttagatattttgattttcaagttGATTCAAAACAAGCTTTGAGCCAGACCAAGACAAATTTGTTTGTTAGAATTCTTGACTAGTTGAATGCAGAGCAGGCATCACTCATCGCCCATCCAACCCAGGGCCATTCCTAGCAATGGCACATATATTGAAAACAATTGCTTCTGATACCAAATGAATatggcttcttttttctttccaactCACTATGAAAGAACATAGTTTCTGAGAATTCCTTAACAAGTTGAGTTGCAGAGAGGTCATCCCCCATCCATCCATTAAGGCCAATCCTGACAATAGCACAGATGAGAAGCTGCCATTTCTCCACTCATAAACATTTGGTTTTAAGGCAAAGCATGCTTTCAATATCATTCTCTCGTCAAACCCGAAAATGCTAACAATTATGAGAATGACATGGTTTTCAGTTGACTTCAAACATCCATTGGGAGCAAGGTGAAAAGGCGATCTAAAATAAAAGCTTTGAACAGCATAATATCAGGGAAAAGCTTTGAAGTGAAAGGACATGGAATGCAAGAGAAAAGGTTTGCAAACATGTAGCAGCAAATCAAATGACAATTAGAAAATTAGAAGACCAGGTGTCATATAGGTCCATGACTGACTGTGGTGCAAAGATAAAAGCCAAGGGTAAGACAATAAAGATTAGACCATAAATACAAGGATAAAACTTCGAGACTTTTACCTTGTATACTTGCAGTCTGGAGATACAGTCCCCAGAAAATGTTGGCAGACATACTGATATAGTCTCCAAGCATCTCTTCCAAGCATATCCTCATTTGCTGACCGCATTGGAGTTATAGGAGGATGGTCACCTGCATCTTTTCCAGACTGAGGCTTATGATAACCACCAGAAAGCAGTCCCTGGACATAATCGCCCCACATTGGATTGTTTGCTAGTGCACCAAGTGTGCCTTTAAAATCAAATGAGGAAGGGTAGGCAGTGCTCTCTGTGCGTGGATAACTAAAAGAGCGGCATAAAATTATAAGGGGTATTGAATTCCACAAAGACAAGGAAAAGTAATTAAAGcaattatttgaataattagAGGATCTAGCAACATGTATATATTTATGTATCTATTATCAATCTTCAATTCATATAGGCCTCTAATtgtgaatattatatattatcaaCTATGACCGGTGCACAATTGTAAAATAACAGTTGTTCTATGCACAAACAGTACAAACTACATGAATTATATGCCAAACAGGGATAGGGGCTATAGAAGTATAATTCATAGACAAAGAAGTGCTTCAAAAAGATAGGTCCATATTACTGAATCAGGGGGCCTTAGGCTCTGAGAATATAAACTAACAAATCGGTTGCAAATTAACTCCCCTATTTATTGTTtaatctcataatttttttcatgagatATTATTTACATTAAGAAAAAGGCATATAGAATTTATTTAGCATTGCCCTTCTGCCCAGACTTCTCTAGGTGGGTCACTCACCCGAACAAACAAAGATTTAAATTAGCATTAGCATATACTTTTGGACACCCAAACCTTTGGAAACTACATGTTTGGTCGTCATAGTTTTCAGTTTTAGAATCTACCATGTACACCTGTAGGTTATATTATTGGTGCAATATACCATTTTTCTTATCCAGTTCCAGCACAATGAATCGAAAAGACAAATTTTGTCACGACGCTCAAATACTTCATATCTCAATAAATCAAACTCTAACAATAGTATTCAGCTAAGATTGGCAAATGATACAACAACATGACTATGAAAATAAGTAGAGAACTTATATTTTCTAGCCAAAACAAGTGCAACTAACCAAAGAACAAAGTAATTACATTGGGACAAGAAACTTAAGAAAACCTGATAAATCCCTGAATATATAGACGTTCAGCCAGCTGCATGGTCACTTGAGGTCCGAAGCCTAATGCACTTGAAGCAATCTGAAAAGCACATTGATGTCTTAAGCACATGTTCAATCTATACAAAGAACTTGCAGAGTTAACTCTAAGATCAGATGGAGTAAATGACAATAGGCAATCAGGAACACTGCTTATTATAATGGTGAGAGTTCTGGCCATACAACCACAAGGAGATTTGAGTCTTGAGAGCAGCCATTTCATGTAAAAATGCTAGAGTAGGATACTCTAGATTTTCCTTCCAAGTTGGACATCAATGGGAACAGAACCAGAGaccgatttttttatttactttagcCACAAACTTGTATTTGACAGTAAGCACATAGCTGACACACTATCACAAAAGATTTCCCCCAACCTTTTggcattaaaattttaattacccATCAAAATAACCATATCATAGTTCAGAATTAGCAGTTGCCAGCATTATCTTTCATTGGCATAATAATGTCAAAGGGTTACATTCAGAACTAccaaaaatatgataattatacTATAGAAGTATTGTTGTTACTTGCATGGATCTTAAAATTGCATGCAAGTAGTTTAACGAAGGTGTGCATTGAGTCAAAAAGTCTCTCCCACTTTACTTACTTTGGAACATAACAACTTCTCCAGTACCATCGAATATGAATAAAGCAGATGCTTTGAAGCAGGCAAATAAACCAAGTGTAAAAAATGTTTGTGACCTTGGGCTGACCTAGGGGGCTCATCAACTTGAAAGCTGTTTGAGAACAGACAAATAGCCAGGtttctctttccttcttttatttAGGAAAGAAGTATAATAAGAAACACAAgtgaaaaactaacaaaaaggAGAATGGGACTAGCAGGTACTCTTGTTTTGTCCATGCAAGTTTCCTACTCTTAAGTGTATATGCCTCATTAAAAATGGTCAGGAACTTCAAACATTAAGCTCCATGACACATTCAAGCTGCACTTGCGAGCCCATGACCCGAACTTAGTAGAGTTCAGCTCATGCTTGGAGAGTAAAGATACTGGAAAAGAAGTTGCAAATGCATAAGCCTAACCAAGCTAGCCCAAATACTTACAAGAAgcagctttttttttcccaatcccTGAATTTTTTAACCTATAAAAGGCTCACTGTGTTTAGACCAGATTCACCAGAAATTCACACCAGAAATGAGCAAAGATGCCAGATACAAAGTTGCAAATGAATAAGCTGAACCACGCCACCAAACAAGCTATACCAAATAGCTTGCAAGTGGCAGGGCTCTTTTCTCAGTCCCAAATTTTCTCTAACCTTTAGAAGGTTCACTGTGTTTAGACCAGGAGGACGGCCTTTGCTTTCCTGTTTCTCTGACATATCAGTTACTTCCAATATTCTATCCTGTAATACCAGCTTTTGAAACATCAAAGCAACCTGCAATATGTAAAAATATGATACAGCTTTTCTGTCAAGATAAAAGCTAAAACTGAGAAAATCTAGGTTAAGGAAAAGAAAGCCTCACATCCAAGTCAAATAACTTGTGACGTTCCCATTCTAGTTGAAGTTCATAGCCATCTACCATTACGTGGGGGCGCAAAGCCCAAAACTTTTCTGGCTTAAAAGTAGTAATTTGCAAATACCTCTGTACACAAAACCCAAGGGTAGGAGTTTGACACGGCCCATATCTGAAAGAAGAGGTGAGTAAACATGATTAACTGATTGCTTGAGGTAAAAAATTGGAACAAGATGGAGTTCATGTCCATACACAAACATAATCTAAAGTTAAGTGAAGTgcatttgcaataaaaaaaaaaaagaccgcAGTCAGAAATCTGCAAAGCAAGCTAGACCCTTTGCCACCCCAACCAGGTGAGCAAAGAGgacaaaaaaagaacataaaagacAACGAAGAAAAAAAGACCGCGGTCAGAAATCTGCAAAGCAAGCTAGACCCTTTGCCACCAAGCTAGACCCTTTGCCACCCCAACCAGGTGAGCAAAGAGgacaaaaaaagaacataaaagacAACGAAGAATGCAGTCAACAGATGAAAGAGAACAATAAACAGTTACTAAAGAGTGTAATTTCCTATGAAATCAATATAGTAAATtgatatataacaaaataaagtgACTAAAGGGAAGGATATAAAACCCAGAATCCACTAGGCTACCCTTGAAATTCATAAAGGGCACTTCTTGCATCCATAAGAAATTAAGGCTCCTGAAATCCCCAAACACTGATAAAGCAGAGACAGCAGTGGTACCAGTAGCATGGCTCGTGTTTCTTCTGAAGAATGCTTCAATATTTTGCTTCGTTCTCAATTATCAGtggtttaactaaaaaataggCTATGTTGTTACATgtagtacaaaaaaaaaggaggaaataaAGGGGTAGGGTGGATAGAGACACCTTGTGAATCAAGGCAAAACCAAGGCTCTTGAAATTTAATAGAATCAAACAAAGGTTTCATGCCTTGATTAGTGCTCAAACTTGTCCAGTTTCTTGGATTTCATCCTACTACTTTCAATATGGGTAATCAAGACCTTGAACTCTAGAACATACAAATGTGGTCCTAAAAAACCAAGGTAATTTGGAGTTTTGACTGTtgaccaaattttaaaaatattgaacaaaCTGTTTTCAACTTGGCACCCCATGAATGATCATAGCTACCCTCAAAAAGACCCTAAGCTTCGGCCCCAACATAGGAGAGGTGGGgctttttccaaataaaaaggtGGTGTGATGTGGGCGCAATGTTCCCTACTGGAGAGTGTGGGATAGCCTACCTACCTTTCcattttttcaccaaaaaaactGGCACCTATactattttcataatattaattagCTATATAATGGAGAAGCAGAACCCACTCTAAAAGGGTTGGTTTTACTGCAACgtccatttttcaaaaacagaaaaaagaataaCAGAAGAAAGTCTATCAAAGgccattttctctctttaccaCCACTTTTTCTCCAAGTAGTAGCATAAACTAGAAGGAAAAGATGTGTGTGTGAGTGCACTATTTTTTTGGCCATTGAAATTGCTGCGAGAATGGAAACAGAAGTATCAAATAGAAACAGGAAGCTGGATTCATGGATCTACCATCTTCAATTTCACTCAAGTTCCatatcacaagaaaaaaaattcacaaacaaATAAAGCAAACAGTTATACCAATCAAACTCAAAGCATCCCAGTCAATGGCTGGGATGCTTTGAATTGACTCAAAACTCCTGAAGCAGCATCAGCCCAACATCTCCCTcacagcaaagaaaaaaaacccaatgtCTGGATTGTTCTTCAAACCCATTGCTTTCTTTGcacaggagagagagagagagagagagagagagagagttaggAGGGGCGAGTGGAGCAGACAAATACTCTCTTCCTTGTCATGGACTTTAAGATTGTTCCTAGAATGTTAAGTATGGTGGCTAAATGAAGGAGAACAGAACTTCAGATAGGACCAATATTCCAGATGATCTGTCAAATGACATCATACTACTATGTGAATCATCCACATCCAAACATCAgttactttttcttttaatggttAAAGCTACCAAATCAAcaaattgtataatttaatcCAATGATGGGCacttggaagaaaatgaaaagattcaTCAAAATGATCTTTAATTTTCCCTAACCTTCTCTGAGCTCAGAGATTCTAGACTACAGAATAGAATTCCTATTGATGCATGGAACTGGAATGCATCAAGAAAACAATGCATTACAATGCTAAAGACAACTGCATGATAAACTAtaataagagaagaaagaacCTACGAGATAACTCTGGAATCAAGATTGCCATATTTTCCCTGGAAAAAACTAGTTTGAAATCGTGTGAATGCAACACCAACTTTCAAATCTATCTCTTGCCGAGCATCCACAGCTAGTGCCTCATATTCGTTGGGTTCAACTAGGCAGTTCATGGCCTTCAAAATGTC harbors:
- the LOC7462031 gene encoding DNA topoisomerase 3-beta isoform X3 yields the protein MNCLVEPNEYEALAVDARQEIDLKVGVAFTRFQTSFFQGKYGNLDSRVISYGPCQTPTLGFCVQRYLQITTFKPEKFWALRPHVMVDGYELQLEWERHKLFDLDVALMFQKLVLQDRILEVTDMSEKQESKGRPPGLNTVNLLKIASSALGFGPQVTMQLAERLYIQGFISYPRTESTAYPSSFDFKGTLGALANNPMWGDYVQGLLSGGYHKPQSGKDAGDHPPITPMRSANEDMLGRDAWRLYQYVCQHFLGTVSPDCKYTRTKVEFSIGGEFFHCIGLHVTVKGFTSIMPWLAVSEKNLPQFAKGDKIEVSKVELFEGQTVPPDYLSESELISLMEKNGIGTDASISVHINNICERNYVQVQAGRKLVPTALGITLIRGYQCIDPDLCLPDIRGFIEQQITLVAKGEADHSCVVQHVLEQFKRKYSYFVKQIDNMDALFEAQFSPLADSGRAFSKCGKCLRYMKYISSQPSRLYCGTCEEVYYLPQKGTIKLYKELTCPLDNFELLIFAMAGPEGKSFPLCPLCYNSPPFEGIDALFGASKTGSSGMLGKGAGMPCFLCPHPTCRHSLIAQGVCACPECNGTLVLDPISAPKWRLYCNMCNCLVLLPQGAHRISTTREQCPECDSTIIEVDFNKNTTPLEDGATLHVGCILCDNLLHSLVEVKHGKSFFKRAGKWARARGRGAYRGRGRGLGKMDPKMSFRDF